A section of the Tamandua tetradactyla isolate mTamTet1 chromosome 4, mTamTet1.pri, whole genome shotgun sequence genome encodes:
- the NMNAT2 gene encoding nicotinamide/nicotinic acid mononucleotide adenylyltransferase 2 isoform X1, with translation MTETTKTHVILLACGSFNPITKGHIQMFERARDYLHKTGRFIVIGGIVSPVHDSYGKQGLVSSRHRLIMCQLAVQNSDWIRVDPWECYQDTWQTTCSVLEHHRDLMKRVTGCILSNVNTPSMTPVIGQPQHENPQPIYQNSNVPTKPTAAKILGKVGESLSRICCVRPPVERFTFVDENANLGTVMRYEEIELRILLLCGSDLLESFCIPGLWNEADMEVIVGDFGIVVVPRDAADTDRIMNHSSILRKYKNNILVVKDDVNHPMSVVSSTKSRLALQHGDGHVVDYLSQPVIDYILKSQLYITASG, from the exons AAAGAGCCAGGGATTACCTGCACAAAACTGGAAGGTTTATTGTGATTGGTGGCATTGTCTCTCCTGTCCACGACTCCTATGGAAAACAG GGTCTCGTGTCCAGCCGGCATCGACTCATCATGTGTCAGCTAGCAGTCCAGAATTCCGACTGGATCAG GGTGGACCCCTGGGAGTGCTATCAGGACACCTGGCAGACGACCTGCAGTGTGTTGGAACATCACCGGGACCTCATGAAG CGGGTGACTGGCTGCATCCTCTCCAATGTCAACACACCTTCCATGACACCCGTGATCGGACAGCCCCAACATGAGAACCCCCAGCCCATTTACCAGAACAGCAACGTGCCCACCAAGCCCACTGCAG ccaagatctTGGGAAAGGTGGGAGAAAGCCTCAGCCGGATCTGCTGTGTCCGTCCGCCCGTGGAGCGCTTCACCTTCGTGG ATGAGAACGCCAATCTGGGCACAGTTATGCGGTACGAGGAAATTG AGCTGCGGATCTTGCTGCTGTGTGGCAGTGACCTGCTGGAATCTTTCTGCATCCCAGGACTTTGGAATGAGGCAGAT ATGGAGGTAATTGTCGGGGACTTTGGGATCGTGGTGGTGCCCCGGGACGCAGCTGACACAGACCGAATCATGAACCACTCCTCAATACTCCGCAAATACAAA AACAACATCTTGGTGGTGAAAGATGACGTCAACCATCCCATGTCTGTGGTCAGTTCAACCAAGAGCAG GCTGGCCCTGCAGCATGGGGATGGCCATGTCGTGGATTACCTGTCCCAACCAGTCATCGACTACATCCTCAAGAGCCAGCTGTACATCACTGCCTCGGGCTAG